CGGGGACGAACTTGAGGAAGTTCCACTTGGTGCCGGCAGCGGCGAGAACCTCGCGCGTGTCGATTCCCATTTTGTGGAAAATGATGGCCAGCTCATTCATCAAGGCGATATTCAGATCACGCTGCGTATTCTCGATGACCTTCGCGGCTTCGGCGACCTTGATGCTCGAAGCCTTGTGAATGCCGGCCTTGATGATGCTGCCGTAGACGTTCGCGACAATCTCGAGCGCTTTTTCATCCGAGCCGGAGACGATTTTGGTGATCGTTTCGAGGCGGTGCTCCTTGTCGCCGGGGTTGATGCGCTCGGGACTATATCCGAGTTTGAAATCCGTGCCGAATTTCAACCCGGATTCCCGTTCGAGAATCGGAAGGCACTCGTCCTCGGTGACGCCGGGGTAAACGGTCGATTCGTAGACGACGATGGTTCCCCTGCCAAGGTGGCGACCGACGGATTCCGAGGATTTCACCAGCGGGGTGAGATCGGGCCGGTTGTTCCTGTCGACGGGGGTCGGTACGGCCACGACGATGAACCGGCAGGCTTCGAGCGCCTTCGGATCGGTGGTGAAATCGATCTTCACCTGCTTCAGGCCGCCTTCAGGAACCTCGCCCGTCGGGTCGATGCCCTTTTTCAGCAGGGCGACTTTCTCCGCATTGCAATCGAATCCGACGACCCTGAACTTCCTCGCGAATGCATGGGCGAGCGGCAGGCCGACATATCCGAGCCCCACGACGGCGAGGGATGTTTTCTTCTTCTGCAAATCATTCCACAGGGTTTTCATCGGCTTCATCCTCTGACTCGGGTATCGAAATGATGACGCTCTGGCCCGCGTCGGAGTGGGATGAGGATATCATTCACCCCGGCCGAAATCAACACAAATCCCCCCTGCCAATTCGCGTATCCCGTGATGTTCGTAGAGATTCAGCTTGCGGACACGGTCCTTCGAAGACGTCGAAGGGGAAAGGATTTCGACGATCAGGTCAGAGGCTTCGCGGCAGAATCTTCATCATCTTCAATTTTCGGCAACATGTTGCCGTACATCAGCAAAAATCGGCAGTTTATTGCCGGGAATGTAAGGTTTGGAGAATAGCTTCAATGATCTGGAAACGGCCATTCACGGGCTGTTACCCGAGTTTTTCCAATGCTTCGATGTCGGCCAGATCCTGCTTGCGAGCGGATGTGCGCTTGTTGAGAATGATATCGGAGCGCGAAAGAACCGCCGCGGGTTGATCGGCGAAGACCGTATGCATCCTGTTTGCCCAGGCTTCTTCGAATGTCAGACCATCAACGGCGGTCAGCACATCGATACGAAGCGGAGGAACACCGATTTGGAAGATGATTCCCGGTATCGAGAGATCATCGACCGTCAATTCCTGCAGCGGTGCGCCAAACGCCTTCAACGCCTGTATGGCCCGAAGCGCGTTGTCTTTCGCCGGGCGAATCCATACATCCAGGTCTTTCGTTGCCCGAACGTGCCCATGCGCAGCCAGCGCGTGAGCGCCCACGACGATGAAATCAACGTGATGGTCGTTGAATGCGGCTAACAGATCTCTGAAGTCTTGGTTCATCTCTGCTGTTCCACGCCATGCAGGCGCGTGACAATATCCAGACCCCCTCGATGCGCTCCGGAACCGACAGGGTGAGCCAGTCGCGATCGGGAGTCTCACGCTCTCCGGGGCGAATGATACGACACGAAACGATCGAGCGGCGGCGAGGTTCTTCCATACGAAGCGTATGATACCACAACAAGCCTGGTCATGCTCACCGTCGATCATTCGTGCGACCGGGGTTCGGCTGATCCATGAACATTGCAAGAACATTGAGAATACGCTGGCGCGTCCTCAAAGGAGACGATGTACATTCAGGGGCCGCCACGGTTCCTGCTTATCCGAAGGTCGGCGGGGGTTGTCTCACGCTCTTCGGCGGTTTGGGGAACACGTCGTCGAGGATGATCGACAACCCGGGAAAGATTTCTGACGTCAGCGTCATCGTGCGATCGAAGGTCAGAGGGCGACCGTAACGGCCGCCCGGGCCGAGGTTGAAGCGCATGACGTCGCCGTTGGGATCGACGATCCAGAACTCGCGCACTCCGTGATGCTCGTAGAGATTCAGCTTGCGGACATGGTCCTTCGAAGACGTCGAAGGGGAAACGATCTCGACGATCAGGTCAGGGGCTCCGCGGCATCCTTTGTCGTCGAGTTTCGATTCATCGCAAACGACGACGATGTCCG
This is a stretch of genomic DNA from Candidatus Ozemobacteraceae bacterium. It encodes these proteins:
- a CDS encoding nucleotide sugar dehydrogenase, whose amino-acid sequence is MKTLWNDLQKKKTSLAVVGLGYVGLPLAHAFARKFRVVGFDCNAEKVALLKKGIDPTGEVPEGGLKQVKIDFTTDPKALEACRFIVVAVPTPVDRNNRPDLTPLVKSSESVGRHLGRGTIVVYESTVYPGVTEDECLPILERESGLKFGTDFKLGYSPERINPGDKEHRLETITKIVSGSDEKALEIVANVYGSIIKAGIHKASSIKVAEAAKVIENTQRDLNIALMNELAIIFHKMGIDTREVLAAAGTKWNFLKFVPGLVGGHCIGVDPYYLTFKAEELGYHPEVILAGRRINDGMGKFIAESTVKKMIRAGKTVRGARLLILGFTFKENVADLRNTKVVDIIRELAEYEIQTVIHDPLADPHEALEEYGLEITNSLKR
- a CDS encoding Uma2 family endonuclease, which gives rise to MPEPKKMTGISYTYGDYCTWSDEIRCELIDGEVFDMTPGPGRLHQELSMEFATQLHSFFKGKPCRVYAAPFDVRLPNRKEADEEIKTVVQPDIVVVCDESKLDDKGCRGAPDLIVEIVSPSTSSKDHVRKLNLYEHHGVREFWIVDPNGDVMRFNLGPGGRYGRPLTFDRTMTLTSEIFPGLSIILDDVFPKPPKSVRQPPPTFG